AGCTGCCGACATCGCCTTCTGGTGATAAACGATTCCAAACCCTAATCCGTCGGATCCAAGTTCTTTCTTATCCAAGCTCCGGCCGCACCATCAAGTCGGAGAGCATAAGCTCCATTTCCACACAGAATTTTATTATAGTATCCATTTGGCTGCCCTCTAATTAAAATACCCACAAGATACTTTACATCGTTCTTTCGTGCAAATACCGGTGACCCTGACTGGCCCTGACATATCAAATCCGATCGGTTGACGATCATGCTCTCATTCATGTTGATCGAAAACGCCATCGATCCGGCGCTCTTCGGATCAGGAAGACTGATATGACTTTGCTTGTCTAGATACAGAAGAGCAACATCATCGTATCCCTTGGAATAATTCATAGAAAAAGATTCAAAGACCTTGGGACTCGCGTCATTTCTATCTGTGTCGAATGTTTTTAACTCTATAGAGAAATTCTGCTTCTCGCCGAAATTTTCGATCGGCTCAGCATCCCCGATGGCGACAACGCCATCGACTTCGGCCGCGAGCGGAGAGTCCGTCTGAAATATTGCGATATCAATGATCGGCGAGCGCGAATATAAAGTTCTTATTCGTGAAACTGCGGCCGATTTGACCTGGCCGTTGATAAAATATTTAACACCAAGCTCCTTTTTTCCTCGGAAACAATGGGCGGCTGTTACGATATCGTTGCCGATCTTCAACCCTCTACAAACAAATCGATTGTCTTCATATATACCTACGTGTGAATATTCAGATATTTTGCTCGCCGATGACGTCGCAACCGAGCACAACATGCTCATGATGAAAAAAAGCGAACCGCTTGTCTGACAGAAATACTTCATATGATGGATTTAATGAGGGGCAGGCACCCCAAGGAGCACCTGCCAAGAATCTTCTCTCAATTTCAGTTTTCGCCGCCCGGGTACCCCGGACCATACGGCGGGGGATCATAGGGAGGCGTCGGAGTTGGTTCCGGGTATTCCGGAGGATTCGGAATGATTTCCGGCGGGTTGTCGACTGGATTATTCGGAGGAAGGCCGTCACCCGGATTTTGAGGGAAGTTTGCAGTTCGGAATATTGCTTCCCTGCTTGCTGGGGACAGGGCCAGGGCCGATCGCGGATCGGCCGACTACTTCAGATGTGATGCTTTGACATCGTCCAGAGAAGGCGTTGCCGAGCGATCAGTCCGCAGGGGCACAATCCCAAGGCTAGACGTAGTGAGAGAGGAATTAACAGCACTCATTCAACGTCTCCAACAAAGAGGTGAAATGACTGATGTTTCCTTTGACAACAGCTATGTTCGCCGCAGCTGAGCGCGCTTCACGATCTTCCGATTGCATCCGCTCGCCAATTACCGATCCGGCCCGATTTCAGATAACGGGCCTGCATGGATTGGCCGGGCTGTGTTGCTCGATAGACTATCGCCGTTGCTTCATCCGCGACCACAGCAACGTTGCGGGAGACTGGGCTAGGACAATCGTCTTAGATCGTCAAGCGCCTTGCTGCCCGACGGTGCGGATCATTGCTGCTGGCTTGCAGCAGCTCTCAAGCATTCACCGCCTAAACTAGTCGAGAGCGAACTTCGACTGTGCAATGTCGCCTCTGTGAGATGTAGCGAAGCGCAATCATCGGGCGATGCGATCGCAATGCTCGGTCAGCCGAGCCTGAG
This window of the Methylobacterium tardum genome carries:
- a CDS encoding trypsin-like serine protease, whose protein sequence is MKIGNDIVTAAHCFRGKKELGVKYFINGQVKSAAVSRIRTLYSRSPIIDIAIFQTDSPLAAEVDGVVAIGDAEPIENFGEKQNFSIELKTFDTDRNDASPKVFESFSMNYSKGYDDVALLYLDKQSHISLPDPKSAGSMAFSINMNESMIVNRSDLICQGQSGSPVFARKNDVKYLVGILIRGQPNGYYNKILCGNGAYALRLDGAAGAWIRKNLDPTD